The following coding sequences lie in one Bacteroidota bacterium genomic window:
- the tuf gene encoding elongation factor Tu, translated as MAKETFQRTKPHVNVGTIGHVDHGKTTLTAAITKVLAEKLGGEAKGFDEIDNAPEERERGITIATAHVEYETEGRHYAHVDCPGHADYVKNMVTGAAQMDGAILVVAATDGPMPQTREHILLARQVGVPYIVVFMNKVDLVDDEELLELVEMEVRELLSDYEFPGDDLPVIQGSALGALNGEAAGVASVEALMQAVDDYVPTPERDIDKPFLMPVEDVFSITGRGTVATGRVERGAIKVGEAVDIIGMQEEKLSSTVTGVEMFRKLLDQAEAGDNAGILLRGIDKDAIERGMVISKPGSVTPHREFECEVYVLSKEEGGRHTPFFKGYRPQFYFRTTDVTGDIELNEGVEMVMPGDNTQFRVKLIVPVAMEQGLRFAIREGGRTVGAGVVANILD; from the coding sequence ATGGCCAAAGAGACCTTCCAGCGCACCAAGCCCCACGTCAACGTCGGCACCATCGGCCACGTCGACCACGGCAAGACCACCCTCACCGCCGCCATCACCAAGGTCCTCGCCGAGAAGCTCGGCGGCGAGGCCAAGGGCTTCGACGAGATCGACAACGCCCCCGAGGAGCGCGAGCGCGGCATCACGATCGCCACCGCCCACGTCGAGTACGAAACCGAGGGGCGGCACTACGCCCACGTCGACTGCCCCGGGCACGCCGACTACGTCAAGAACATGGTCACCGGGGCCGCCCAGATGGACGGCGCGATCCTGGTGGTCGCCGCCACCGACGGCCCGATGCCCCAGACCAGGGAGCACATCCTGCTGGCGCGCCAGGTGGGCGTCCCCTACATCGTGGTGTTCATGAACAAGGTCGACCTGGTCGACGACGAGGAGTTGCTGGAGCTGGTCGAGATGGAGGTCCGGGAGCTCTTGTCGGACTACGAGTTCCCGGGCGACGACCTGCCGGTCATCCAGGGCTCGGCGCTCGGGGCCTTGAACGGCGAGGCAGCGGGCGTGGCCTCGGTCGAGGCGCTGATGCAGGCCGTCGACGACTACGTGCCGACGCCGGAGCGCGACATCGACAAGCCGTTCCTGATGCCGGTCGAGGACGTGTTCAGTATCACCGGGCGGGGGACGGTGGCGACCGGCCGGGTCGAGCGGGGCGCGATCAAGGTCGGGGAGGCGGTGGACATCATCGGTATGCAGGAGGAGAAGCTGTCGAGCACCGTGACGGGGGTGGAGATGTTCAGGAAGCTGCTGGACCAGGCCGAGGCCGGGGACAACGCGGGGATCCTGCTCAGAGGGATCGACAAGGACGCGATCGAGCGGGGGATGGTGATCTCGAAGCCGGGGTCGGTGACGCCGCACCGGGAGTTCGAGTGCGAGGTGTACGTGCTGTCGAAGGAGGAGGGGGGCCGTCACACGCCGTTCTTCAAGGGGTACCGGCCGCAGTTCTACTTCCGGACGACGGACGTGACGGGAGACATTGAGCTCAACGAGGGGGTGGAGATGGTGATGCCGGGGGACAACACGCAGTTCCGCGTGAAGCTGATCGTGCCGGTGGCGATGGAGCAGGGGCTGCGCTTTGCGATCCGTGAGGGGGGCCGGACGGTGGGGGCCGGCGTCGTCGCCAACATCCTCGACTAG
- the secE gene encoding preprotein translocase subunit SecE produces MADNKTGSYVQEVMKEMSKVHWPKRKELVSNTTLTLIASFILALFIYVADQGISQALQLLYGG; encoded by the coding sequence ATGGCAGACAACAAGACAGGCAGCTACGTCCAGGAAGTGATGAAGGAGATGAGCAAGGTCCACTGGCCGAAGCGCAAGGAGCTCGTCAGCAACACCACGCTCACGCTCATCGCCTCGTTCATCCTCGCGCTCTTCATCTACGTGGCCGACCAGGGGATCAGCCAGGCGCTCCAGTTGCTCTACGGCGGCTAG
- the nusG gene encoding transcription termination/antitermination protein NusG, protein MANKTKTGIRKWYVLRTFSGHEKKVKEAIQNELELKGFQDRVSEVLIPTETVFEMRGGKKRTREKTFFPGYLLVEAYLDPYLRDILSALPSVIGFLSTGDTPTPLRPDEVNRILGRVEETAAAGEQPEMPFKEGDAVKVVDGPFNNFSGFVEEIYPDKMKVRVMVSIFGRKTPLELDYLQVEHEA, encoded by the coding sequence ATGGCGAACAAGACGAAGACCGGCATCCGCAAGTGGTACGTGCTACGGACCTTCTCCGGGCACGAGAAGAAGGTCAAGGAGGCCATCCAGAACGAACTCGAACTCAAGGGCTTCCAGGACCGAGTGAGCGAAGTGCTGATCCCGACCGAGACCGTCTTCGAGATGCGCGGCGGCAAGAAGCGAACGCGTGAGAAGACCTTCTTCCCCGGATACCTCCTCGTCGAAGCCTACCTCGACCCCTACCTCCGCGACATCCTCTCGGCCCTTCCATCCGTCATCGGCTTCCTCTCGACCGGCGACACGCCGACCCCGCTCCGGCCCGATGAGGTCAACCGGATCCTCGGCCGCGTCGAGGAGACGGCTGCCGCGGGCGAACAGCCCGAGATGCCGTTCAAGGAAGGCGATGCCGTCAAGGTCGTCGACGGCCCCTTCAACAACTTCTCCGGCTTCGTCGAGGAGATCTACCCGGACAAGATGAAGGTCCGCGTGATGGTCTCGATCTTTGGCCGGAAGACCCCGCTCGAACTGGACTACCTGCAGGTCGAGCACGAAGCATGA